The Salvelinus namaycush isolate Seneca chromosome 13, SaNama_1.0, whole genome shotgun sequence genome includes a region encoding these proteins:
- the LOC120058130 gene encoding protocadherin-8-like, whose protein sequence is MLFVSLAESEGNTLKYQTNEERSPGTVIGNLAKDMSLSRSFSSKTNFRMMKKFNNSFVRVRESDGELTVGERIDRERICRHTLQCLITFDVVSFSKERYNLIHVEVEVKDINDNSPEFPNKEYTVEISENADVGFRISLDPAEDADVGSNYIQSYQISVNSHFSIDVLLRADGVKYAELVLMKELDRETQSSYAMELIATDGGNPFSSGSTTITIKVTDFNDNRPVFDQNNFSVTLPEDAPVGFVLLDLNAVDPDEGLNGEVVYGFGKQVSAEIRALFEVYSQSGRLTLKNPVDFETKKTYELDVQATDLGANPIPTICKIIINVKDVNDNAPEISITPMTSISTGIAYISETADKDSLVALISTADRDSGVNSQVHCTLYGHDHFKLKQAYEDSYMIVTAAALDREKISEYNLTVMAEDFGSPPLRKITQYTIRLSDENDNAPHFTKHVYEVSVVENNAPGAYITTVEARDADLGTNGKITYRLLDSVIMGSPVNTFVSLNAISGSIYALRSFNYEVMKHLEVHIQASDGGLPQLQSSAIINLKIVDQNDNAPSITEPILNKGSAEVFLPKHAPAGYVVTQIKATDADEGINAQLSYNITEGGHLGFSINKVTGKLHVSCELNYDLSETLRVLVAVNDNGTPSLTSTATIHLTLIEGTPPSVPAMVQNDSEEVFQWDMSIAIIIALAGSCSLLLLGIILITTTCSRHKRKKREGYSTLPGYRKETLRPITIWKGNSFTTISARDPQFSGKDSGKGDSDFNDSDSDISGDGHKKDSPPINILAVVSTGLWACTSECKILGHSDRCWSPSASRPNTSLSHGPHLSTFSKTASLPRNTLQRDTYYQQAHLPKTNGLQSVYEKVQHQEFDYILVCPPTPARILETGEISLPEYGHS, encoded by the exons ATGTTATTTGTCTCCCTGGCTGAGTCTGAGGGAAATACTCTGAAATACCAGACCAACGAGGAGCGGAGTCCAGGAACAGTGATCGGAAACCTGGCCAAGGACATGTCCTTGAGTCGCTCTTTTAGCTCCAAGACTAATTTTAGAATGATGAAAAAATTCAACAATTCTTTTGTCAGGGTGAGAGAAAGCGACGGGGAGCTTACTGTCGGGGAAAggattgacagagagagaatctGCAGGCACACTTTACAGTGTCTCATCACTTTTGATGTTGTCAGCTTTTCAAAAGAGAGGTACAATTTGATTCATGTCGAGGTGGAGGTAAAAGACATTAATGATAACTCTCCGGAGTTTCCAAACAAGGAATATACAGTGGAGATCTCTGAAAATGCTGATGTGGGGTTCCGTATTTCTTTGGACCCAGCCGAGGACGCAGACGTCGGATCAAACTACATCCAAAGCTATCAAATTTCTGTCAACAGTCATTTTTCCATTGATGTGCTTTTGAGAGCAGATGGGGTTAAATATGCGGAGTTGGTGCTAATGAAAGAGTTAGACAGGGAGACTCAGTCATCTTATGCGATGGAGCTTATTGCCACCGACGGAGGAAACCCATTTAGCTCGGGttcaacaacaataacaataaaagtGACAGACTTTAATGACAACCGTCCTGTTTTTGACCAGAATAATTTCTCGGTCACTTTGCCCGAGGACGCACCGGTTGGATTCGTTTTATTGGACTTAAATGCAGTTGATCCAGATGAGGGTTTAAACGGAGAGGTGGTCTATGGATTCGGAAAACAGGTTTCTGCGGAGATCCGAGCACTTTTCGAAGTGTACAGTCAATCCGGGCGCCTAACACTCAAGAACCCAGTGGATTTTGAGACCAAGAAAACATATGAGTTAGACGTGCAGGCGACTGATCTAGGAGCCAACCCGATCCCCACTATCTGTAAAATAATAATTAATGTCAAAGACGTTAATGACAATGCCCCAGAAATAAGTATTACGCCAATGACCTCCATCTCAACGGGCATCGCATATATCAGCGAGACCGCAGACAAGGACAGCCTAGTGGCGCTGATCAGCACCGCGGACAGGGACTCGGGCGTTAACAGCCAGGTCCATTGCACCTTATATGGGCACGACCATTTCAAACTTAAACAGGCCTACGAGGACAGCTACATGATTGTCACCGCAGCAGCCCTGGACAGGGAGAAGATAAGCGAGTACAATTTAACTGTGATGGCTGAAGATTTCGGGTCACCTCCATTGAGAAAAatcacacaatacaccataaggCTAAGCGACGAGAATGACAACGCCCCACACTTTACTAAACATGTCTATGAAGTTTCTGTCGTAGAAAATAATGCACCAGGGGCATATATTACAACTGTTGAGGCCAGAGATGCAGACTTGGGGACTAATGGCAAAATTACATACAGACTATTAGACAGTGTTATAATGGGATCACCTGTCAACACGTTTGTATCTCTAAATGCAATCTCTGGTTCAATATATGCACTGAGAAGCTTCAACTATGAAGTCATGAAACATCTGGAGGTACACATCCAGGCAAGCGATGGGGGGTTACCTCAGCTTCAGAGCAGTGCCATCATCAATCTAAAAATAGTTGATCAGAATGACAACGCTCCGTCCATCACGGAGCCCATCCTTAATAAGGGATCTGCTGAGGTTTTCCTGCCCAAACATGCACCTGCAGGTTATGTTGTAACCCAGATAAAGGCCACGGATGCTGATGAAGGCATAAACGCGCAGCTGTCTTACAATATCACAGAGGGGGGACACTTGGGTTTCTCCATTAACAAGGTTACTGGGAAGTTACATGTGAGTTGTGAGCTGAACTACGACCTGTCTGAAACACTGAGAGTCCTTGTGGCTGTCAACGACAATGGAACACCTTCTCTGACCTCCACAGCCACTATACACCTCACTCTCATCGAAGGCACCCCTCCCAGTGTTCCTGCTATGGTCCAAAACGACAGCGAGGAAGTCTTTCAATGGGACATGTCCATAGCCATTATCATTGCCTTAGCAGGGAGCTGCTCCCTCCTCTTGCTAGGCATCATCCTGATCACTACCACCTGCAGTCGACACAAACGGAAGAAGAGAGAG GGTTATTCAACACTGCCCGGCTATAGGAAAGAAACCCTCCGACCCATAACCATATGGAAGGGCAACTCATTCACAACCATCTCAGCCAGAGATCCTCAGTTCAGTGGGAAGGACAGTGGGAAAGGAGACAGTGACTTTAATGACAGTGACTCTGACATCAGTGGAGATGGACACAAAAAAGACTCCCCACCGATAAACA TTTTGGCTGTTGTTTCCACAGGTCTCTGGGCCTGCACCAGTGAGTGTAAAATCCTAGGCCACTCAGACCGATGCTGGAGCCCTTCAGCCTCTAGACCCAACACCAGCCTCTCCCACGGACCACACCTCTCAACCTTCTCCAAGACAGCCTCGTTGCCACGAAACACTCTGCAAAGAGACACCTACTACCAACAGGCTCACCTACCCAAGACCAACGGTCTGCAAAGCGTCTATGAAAAAGTCCAGCACCAAGAATTTGATTATATTCTggtttgtccaccaacaccagccAGGATACTAGAGACTGGTGAGATATCCCTCCCGGAGTATGGACACTCTTAA